The region TGGCGGCCAGCGGCATGCCGCTGGCGCGCAGCGACGCGAAGAACCGTTGCGGGTTGCCGATGCCCGCGGCCGCGGCGATGCGATCCTGCGCGAAGTCATCGCGCAATTCCCACAAGGTCCGGCGCTGGCCGTCGCGCAGGCGCCAGGCCTCGGTCAATTCCATCCACATGTCGACATGGCGCGGGCGCCGGGATGCCGCGGCAGTCGATGCCGGTGCGGTCGCGGACATGGGGGACGCCGCAACCGTTGCGCCCGTTGCAAGCGTCGCGGTCGCGGCCGGCGGCGTGACCGCCTCGGCCACGTTGTCGATGATCACGTCCACGTCGGCCAGCCGGCTGGGCGGTTCGCGCAGCGGGCCGGCCGGCAGCAGGCGGCCGTTGCCGACGCCACGGTCGTCCTGCACCACGATCTCCACGTCGCGCGCCAGGGCCAGGTGCTGCAGGCCATCGTCCGAAATGATGACGTCGACTTCCGGGTGCGCGCTGAGCAAGGTGCGGGCGGCGCGCGGGCGGTCGGGGTGCACCGAGATGGGCGCGCCGGTGGCGCGGGCGATCAGGGCCGGTTCATCGCCGAAGCGGTCCGCGGACAGGTCGCCCCGGCCCACGTGGGCATGCTGGCCCACCTTGACGCCGTAGCCGCGGCTGACCACGCCCGGCGTGTAGCCACGGTCGCGCAAGGCCTTGACCAGGGCCACCACCACCGGCGTCTTGCCGGTGCCGCCGACGTAGATGTTGCCCACCACGATCACGGGCACCGGCGCGCGGTAAGCCTGGCGCCAGCCGCGCCGGTACGCCGCGCGCTTGAACGTGACACCGACCCAGGCCAGGGCGGACAGGGGCAGGAGCAGATTGGACAGCCAGCCGCCGCGTTGCCATTGCTGCTGGATCAGGCGCGTAGACAAGGCACTCACCGAAAGGCACTCACTGAAAGACACTCACAGGGCGGTCACCGCGCGGTTTGCGTGGCGAAGTTGACCCGGGCGATACCGGCCTGGCGGGCGGCTTCCATCACATTGACCACCGTCTGGTGCGTGGCCAGGGCGTCGGCATTGATGACCAGCACGGGGTCCTGGCGGCCGGCCGCGACGGTGCGCAGCGCCGTGGCGATGTCCGTGGCGGTGCTGGCGTCCAGCAGCTTGCCGTCCAGGGCGTAGTGGCCGTCCTGGCTGATCGCCACTTCGATGGGCGTCGCCACCTGCTGCTCGGCGGCGGCCTGGGGCAGCGTCACCTTGAGCTGGCTGAAACGGGCGAAGGACGTGGTGGCGGCCAGGAAAATCAGGATGACCAGCAACACGTCGATGAGGGGGATCAGGTTGATCTCCAGCTCATCGCCATGGCGGGATCGCGATCCGCCGAAGTTCATGACAGGGCGTCCTGGAACATCGGGTCGCGGAGGCCGGCGTCTTCATCGCCGCCGCGCGGACGGCTGCCGCCCAGGATGCGGGCGGCGCGGCCGGCGGCCTGCTCCATCTGGTGCAGATACCCGTCGATGCGGCCGCGCAGGTAGCGGTGGAAGATCATGGCCGGGATGGCGATGAGGATGCCGAAGCCGGTGTTGTACAGGGCGACCGAGATGCCGTGGGCCAGTTGCGCGGGGTCGCCGCCCACCGGGGAGTAGGAGCCGAAGATGTCGATCATGCCGACCACCGTGCCGAACAGGCCTAGCAGCGGCGCGATCACGGCGATGGTGCCGAGGGCGGCCACGTAACGGTTCAGGTCATGGGCGACGGCGCGGCCGACGTCCTCCACCGCGCTGCGCAGCTCGTCGCGTGGCGCATTGCGGTAGCGCAGGACCTCGGCCAGGACGCGGCCCAGCGGAGAATTGCGTTCCAGCCGGTTGAGGGCTTCGGGGCTGTCCTGGCGATTGCGCACCATGTCCATCACCTGGGCGAGCAGGCCGGACGGGATGACCAGGCTGCGGCGCAGGGACAGCAGCCGCTCGAAAATGAGGGCCAGGCACAGGACCGAGGTGGCGAGCAAGAACCAGATGGGCCAGCCGGCGTCGCGGAGGATGGACAGCAAAAGGGAGCTCCAGGAAGGGCGCCGCGGGAGCGTCCCGAGGGCAGGAAATCGATGTAAGAAGGGCGAACTGTACCGGGCGGGATGCCGCCCTGGCAATAGCGGCTCTTGGCCGGTCGGCCGTCCGGACGAGGCCGGAATCTATCCACAGATTCTGTGGATAATTCTGTGCAGAAATCGGCCGGAACCCGCATTCATGCGGGCTGCGCGTCGGCATCGGCTTAGGGTAAAAAATTGGAGTTTTTCAAGTATTTCAATAAAATCAACAACTTGGGGCTGTTTCTTAAAGTAAAAGTAGATACTGGGTGAGGATTTCGGACCAGGGTATCATTCAGCCCGTGTTTCTTTGGCCTGTGGAAAGGTTTGGCCCGGAAAGCCTTATGACAATTGAATTTACGGTCAAAGACGACGTATTTACGCGGGATATCCTGACGGTTGCCCAACTGAACCAAGCGGTGGGGCGGATCCTGGATCGGAATGTCCCGGCCCTGTGGGTTCGCGGGGAGATTTCCAATTTCACGGCGGCGTCGTCGGGCCACTGGTACTTCACCCTGAAGGACAACCAGGCGGCGGTGCGCGGTGTCATGTTCCGCGGCCGGGCGTCGGCGGTCGGCTTCACGCCGCGCGCCGGCGACAAGGTCGAGGTGCGGGCCCGTGTCACGCTGTACGAACCGCGGGGCGATTACCAGCTGCAGATCGACGCCATGCGGCGGGCCGGGCTGGGCGACCTGTTCGAGGCCTTTCTGCGCCTGAAGCAGAAACTGGAAGCCGAAGGGCTGTTCGACGAGGCGCGCAAGCGCCCGCCGGTACTCCTGCCGCGCGCCATCGGCGTGGTGACGTCGCTGCACGCGGCCGCGCTGCGGGACGTGCTGACCGCCCTGGCGCGCCGCGCGCCGCAGGTGCCCGTGTTCATCTATCCGGCCCCGGTGCAGGGTGCCGATTCGGCGCCGCGCCTGGCGGCCGCCATCGCCGCCGCCAACCGGCGTGCCGAGGTCGACACGCTGTTGCTGGTGCGCGGCGGCGGCAGTATCGAAGACCTGTGGAGCTTCAACGACGAAGCGCTGGCGCGGCAGGTGGCGGACAGCGCCATCCCCATCATCTGCGGGGTCGGCCATGAGACCGACTTCACCATCGCCGACTTCGTGGCCGACGTGCGGGCGCCCACGCCGACGGCCGCGGCCGAGCTGGCCTGCCTGCCACGCCAGGAGCTGTACCAGCGCGTGCGCGTGATGGCGCGCGAGCTGCAGCGGGTGCAGCAGCGCCTGCTCGATCGGGCCGCGCAGCGGCTGGACCGCGCCGCCGGGCAACTGGAATCGCCGCAGCAGCGCCTGGCGCATCAGGCCGACCGCCTGGCAGCCTTGCGGCATCGCCTGATCAGCGCCTGGCCCGGCCCCCGCGCACGGCGGCAGGCGCGGCTGGACATGCTGCTGGCGCGCCTGCGCCACCGCGGGCCGGACGTGGCCCGTGCCGGCGAAGCCGTGGCCCGGCAGTCGCGGCAGTTGCTGCAGGCGCATCGGCGTTTGCTGGAGCAGCGGCGCAGCCGTTTGCAGTCCTTGGCGGCGCAGTTGCGCGCCTTCGATCCCGGTCAGGTGCTGGCGCGCGGCTACGCCTTGGCGCGCGACGGCGAGGGCAGGCTGGTGCGCGACGCGGCGAACCTGGCGGCCGGGCAACGCCTGTCGCTGGAGTTCGCGCGTGGCGGCGTGCAGGTCGACGTGGTCGATGACCAGGGCAAAGCGGGCGGCTCGGGCGACAAGGGCGGCAAGCCCCCCAAAGCCGCCAAAGCCAGCAAAGTCTCCCGGAGCGCCAGCCAGGACGACCAAAGCGCCCAAGGCGACCTGCTTGCTTGAAGCAGCGCCTGCGCCAGACGAGGACTGTTCAGCGCTCACTCCAGCGGCCGCGCCAGCGGAATATCCTAAGACCAAATTTTTATCCCGCGTCCCCGCAGGGATAAAACGGTGTCCCCCAAAACAGCCGATACAATGCTCGGCTGTGATCGTGCTCTCAACCAAGAAGGAACCGAAAATGGCGCACACGCTTCCCCCCTTGCCTTACCCCCTGGATGCCCTGGCTCCCCGTATTTCCAAGGAAACGCTGGAGTTCCACTATGGCAAGCACCATCAGACCTACGTCACCAACTTGAACAACCTGATCGGCGGCACCGAGTTCGAAAACGCCTCCCTGGAAGACATCGTCAAGAAGTCCTCCGGCGGCGTGTTCAACAACGCAGCCCAAGTCTGGAACCACACCTTCTACTGGAACTCCCTGTCCCCCAAGGGCGGCGGCGAACCCACCGGCAAGCTGGCTGACGCCATCAACGCCAAGTGGGGCAGCGTCGACGCTTTCAAGGAAGCGTTCAACAAGTCGGCCGCCGGTAACTTCGGTTCGGGCTGGACCTGGCTGGTCAAGAAGGCCGACGGTTCGCTGGACATCGTCAACACCAGCAACGCCGCCACCCCCCTGACCACCACCGACAAGCCCCTGCTGACCTGTGATGTCTGGGAACACGCGTACTACATCGACTACCGTAACGCGCGTCCCAAGTATCTGGAAAACTTCTGGGCACTGGTGAACTGGGAATTCGCCACCCAGAACCTGGGCTGATCCCGGTTTGTCGCGTCGACCATGACCCTCCCGCCGCCAGCCCGTTGACCCGGCGTCAACGCGGCCACGCGGCATAGCCATGTCGCGCAGCAGGGCCGGCTTCCGCAAGGGAGCCGGCCCTTCGTGTTTTGAAAGCCTGTCGCGCTGCGCCACGCTTCAGGCCGCCGTAACGCCGCCGGTGCTATCGTTGACGGTTTCCCGTCGCTCGTCCGCCTTCCGGACGCCTACCCGAATATGTCCTTCGCCTCCCTGCGCTGGTTGCGGCTGATGTCGCGCCGGCAACTGCGCCACGCGCGCCGGTTGTCCCGCAAGTCCGTCCAACTGGCCCTGGTGTTGGGAGGCGCCGCGCTGGTGGCGCTTGCCTCGCTGGCCTTCGCCAAGCTGGCGGACATGGCGCTGGAGTGGAACGCCCAGTGGGTCGAGCGGGCCGGCTGGGCCGCCTTCATCGTCATGCCTCTGGGCCTGGCCGCCATCCGCTGGCTGACCCTGCGCTATGCCGGTTATGCCGTCGGCAGCGGCATTCCCCAGGTGATCGGCGCCCTGACGCTGCAGCGGCAGCCACGCGCGCAGGGCGGTCTGGTGACCCTGGCGCATGCCCTCTGGAAAATCCCGCTGACCTTCGCCGGCATGCTGGTCGGCGCATCGATCGGCCGTGAAGGGCCGTCGGTACAGGTCGGCGCGGCCGTGATGCTGGCCTGGGGGCGGTTCTGGAAGAACCGCAACCTGCCGCTGCAGGGCTTCCACAACAACGAGCTGATCGCCGCCGGTGCGGCGGGCGGCCTGGCCGCGGCGTTCAATGCCCCCTTGGCCGGTGTCATTTTCGCGATCGAAGAACTGGGCCGCGGCACCGCCTTGCGCTGGCAGCGTCTGGTGCTGCTGGGCGTGCTGGCCTGCGGCTTCATGGTGGTCGCGGTGAGCGGCAACAATCCCTATTTCGGTATTTTCGGTGGCAGCGTCCTGCCCAATATGCTGGGCTGGGTGCTGCTGTGCGGCGTCATCAACGGCGCCCTGGGCGGCATCTTCGCGCGTCTGCTCGGCAAGGGCGTGACGGTGCTGGCGCCCTTGGCCTGGCGCGCCAAAATGCGCGCGCATCCCATCTGGACCGCGGCCATCATCGGCCTGCTGCTGGCGTCCATAGGCTATGCCACCCACGGTGTCATCTACGGTACCGGCTATGGCGCGGCGGCCGCGCTGCTGTCCGGCCAGTCCGCGGGGCACGAGGGTTTCGGCCTGCTGAAATGGGTGGCCACCTTGCTGTCCTACTGGGCCGGCATTCCCGGCGGCATCTTCACGCCGGCGCTGACCACGGGCGCCGGCATCGGCCAGGAAATCTGGTCCTGGACGGGCGGGGCGGTCGACCAGCGCGTGCTGGTCCTGATTTCCATGGCGGCCTTCCTGGCGGCCGCCACGCAGGCGCCGCTGACGGCCGCGGTGGTGGTGATGGAAATGACCGGCAGCCAGCCGATGTTGTTCTGGCTGATCGCCGTCGCGCTGGTGGCGTCGACGGTCTCGCGCCAATTCAGTCCGCATGCCTTCTACCATCTGGCTGCCGGCCGTTTCCGCCGGCAGATCCTGGTGGACACCGGACGGGCGCAGCAATCAGCCGGGGGTTGAGCCCGGCTCAAAACCGGACACCCGACGCCTCAAAACACAGCGCAATGTCCATCCAATGGACGTCCATTCAATGGACATTCGCGACGCTCGGCGCCTTGCCGCGCGCCCCGTTGCGCTACCATCGTCGCTCCTTTCTACTGAGAGCCTGCCATGACCGAGCAAGCCTTTATTTGCGATGCCATCCGTACGCCTTTCGGCCGTTACGGCGGTGCACTGTCCTCCGTGCGCGCCGATGACCTGGGCGCGGTGCCTATCAAGGCGTTGATGGCCCGCAACCCTGGAGTGAAGTGGGACGAGCTGGATGACATCATCTTCGGCTGCGCCAACCAGGCCGGCGAAGACAACCGCAACGTGGCGCGCATGTCGGCGCTGCTGTCCGGCCTGCCCGTCGGCGTGCCGGGTTCGACCATCAACCGCCTGTGCGGCTCCGGGCTGGACGCCCTGGGCACCGCCGCGCGCGCCATCCGCGCCGGCGAAACCACCCTGATGCTGGCGGGTGGCGTGGAAAGCATGAGCCGCGCGCCCTTCGTGATGGGCAAGGCGGAAACCGCGTTCTCGCGCAACGCCATGATCTACGACACCACCATCGGCTGGCGTTTCGTCAACAAGCTGATGAAGGCCCAGTATGGCGTCGACGCCATGCCGGAAACCGCTGAAAACGTCGCCGACGATTTCAAGATCAGCCGTGAAGACCAGGACATCTTCGCCCTGGCCAGCCAGGAAAAGGCCGTCAAGGCGCAGCAGTCCGGCTTCTTCGATACGGAATTGACCTCGGTGTCCGTGCCGCAGAAGAAGGGCGACGCGGTGGTGGTCGACAAGGACGAACATCCCCGTTCGACCAGCCTGGAAGCCTTGGCTCGCTTGAAGGGCGTGGTGCGTGAGGGCGGTTCGGTGACGGCCGGCAACGCTTCCGGCGTCAATGACGGCGCCGCCGCCTTGCTGCTGGCCAGCGAAAGTGCCCTGGCGCGCAACGGCCTGACGCCGCGTGCTCGCGTCGTCGGCATGGCTACCGCCGGCGTCCCGCCGCGCATCATGGGCATGGGGCCGGCGCCCGCCACGCGCAAAGTGCTGGCCCTGACCGGCCTGACCCTGGACCAGATCGACGTCATCGAATTGAACGAAGCCTTCGCCGCGCAAGGCCTGGCCGTGCTGCGCGACCTGGGCATCGCCGACAACGATCCGCGCGTCAACCCGAATGGCGGCGCCATTGCCCTGGGTCATCCCCTGGGCGCCAGCGGCGCCCGTCTGGCCACCACCGCCGTCAATCAGCTGGAACGCAGCGGCGGCCGGTATGCGCTGTGCACCATGTGCATCGGCGTGGGTCAGGGCATCGCCGTGATCCTGGAACGCGTCTAAGACGGGGGGCTGCTCGTCGCAGGTTGGACGGGCGCCCGCGGTCCAGACACAAAAACGCCCCCATATGCCTGGGGGCGTTTTACATTCACTGACAATTGCGCAGGAAATTGGTTAGCAGAAGCTACCGAAGTATTCTTGCGATGACCAAAATCCCCCGGGTGCAATCAGGGCAGGCCGTCGATTTTCTTGCCGGCGCTGATGCCGTGATCCGCGAACCAGCCCTTGGACATTTCCAGCGCATAGCGCACGGGCTTTTTCGAGCAGTGCGTGTCGTCGGTTTCCGGCGCCATCTCGGCGACGTTGACGATGGTGCCATCGTCGGCGATGAAGGCGATGGACAGGGGCAGGGGGGTGTTGTGCATCCAGAAGCACTGCATGTCCGGGTCGCCGAAGACGAACAGCATGCCGTCGTTGGCTTCCAGCGCCTTGCGGAACATCAGGCCGCGCCGGCGCGTTTCATCGGTGTTGGCGATTTCGGCATGGATCACGTGGATGCCGGCCGACAATTGCACGGTGCGCAGCGTCTCTTGCGCGGTGGTCGGCTCTTGAGCTTGGGCGGTGCCCGCGCCGACGGCGCAAGCGGCCACGGCAGTCAGAAGCAGGCCGCGCAGGACGCGCAGCGCGGGGCCGAACGGCGCGCCGCCCCCCAGCTTGGATTTGGATAGCGAGGAGGGCAGAGCAGCGCTGGTATGCATCATGACTACTTAAGTAAGAGATAGAACAGCGAGAGAAAGCAGCGGGAACGGCAAAAAGGCAGGGCGTCGAACGCCCCGCCTTCACAGTATGGTACTCGAAGACGCCGAGAAAACCCGGCCTGGTGGCTCAGGCAGAGGTTATATTCAGGGCTTGCTTACCCTTGGGGCCTTGGATGATCTCGAAGGATACTTTCTGGCCTTCTTTCAGGGTCTTGAAACCGTTCATCTGTATCGACGAAAAGTGCGCGAACAGATCTTCGCCACCATCGTCCGGCGTGATGAAGCCGAACCCTTTCGCGTCGTTGAACCATTTTACGGTTCCGGTTGATTTTGGATTGTCCCCTTGGACAGCGGATGCGGTCATATCAGACATGCGGACTGCCTCATGAATCGTATGTTGACAGAAGGGCTCCCCGGCCAGGCCGTCCCCCCCCTTTTATTCCCGACGCTAACAGTCGCCTGAAACGGCGAGAATTCCGCGAATAATGCGCTTAATTTCTTTCTTGCGTCAAGTATGGAAACTACGCATTTCTACATGTAAAAGTGGCCCAATGCATGCGCCACTTATTCAAGGTTTAAATAAAATACCGCCGCTATGAGCACAAGTACGGATACCCATCACGATCTGGTTGTAGAAAAGGAGGCCGCGAAGACCGCGCCGCCTCCGATGTACCAGGTTGTCCTGCTCAATGACGATTACACCCCCATGGAGTTCGTGGTGAAGGTGCTGCAGAAGTTTTTCGGCAAGAATCAAGAAGAAGCGACCCGGATCATGTTGCAAGTTCATCACGAAGGCCGAGGGGTATGCGGGGTATATCCCCGTGACGTCGCGGCGACGCGTATTGCCCAGGTTGGCCAATATGCGCGGGCCAAACAGCATCCATTGCAATGCGTCATGGAACCGGTTTGATCCGGTCTTCCTGCTAGACCCGGGCGTTTAATACGTCTGGCATAAATCCAAAATAAAGTACGTTTTTTTTAAATGTATTGATATTAATCAAGACATTTATTGTAGTTTCGCCTTCGCGGCGCGGGAGAGGGGTTTAGCGTGAGCAAAAACAAGGGCGTTTTGGGGGCGGTCGCGGCCGTCGTCATAGTCTTGCTTGTGGCCGTTGTCGTCTTCTTGAAACGGTCTCCAGAATCACCGGCCCCCGTGGCCCAACCGTCCAGCGCGCCCACCGCGGCGCCGGCAGCCTCAGGCACGGTGACGCCGGCCGCGCAGGCACCCACGCAAACGGCGGCCACGCCGGCGCTACCCTCCACCGCTACGGTGGGCTCCGCGGATCCCTTCGGCACCCTGGCTTGCAAGGCGCGCCAATATTCGGACACGCTGTCGCTGGCCGTGACGTTCACGCAGCCGGTCGACCGCAAGACCGAGCTCAGCCGCTTTATCGAAGTCATCGACACCGGTCCGTTGAAGGGCAGCGATGACTCGAAGGCGAAATCCAAGGACCAGCCTGCCACCGCCGCCGATACCGGCAAGACGGTGCAGGGTTCGTGGACGGTGGGCGACAACCCGCGCATGATCTACTTCCCCTTCGTCGTGCCGCAGCACCGCTACGTCATCCGCCTGCGCGCGGATCTTCCCGGCGCCGGCGACAAGGTGACCCTGGGTACGGCGGCGCACTGCGATGTCGAAACCGAGGCGATGCCGCCGTCCTTCTATTTCGCCAGCAAGGGCGTGGTGCTGCCGGCCGGCCAGAATGGCGGTTTGCCGGTGACCACGGTGAATATGCCCGAGGTGGATGTGCAGTTCCTGCGCGTCGCGCCCGAGCGCGTGCCTGAATTCTTCGACTCCGTGGTGAGCGGCCGTGGCGGCTCCAGCGATGATGACGAAGAGGGTGGCTACAACGACTACTACGGCAACCGTTCGCTCAAGGGCCTGGTGAGTTCCTGGGACCTGGAACGCTTGACCTCCTTGAGCACCAGCGTCTATCAGGGCCGTTTCCTGACCGACGACAAGCCCAACCGCAGCCATGTCACGTTCCTGCCGGTCGAGGGCATCAAGGAATTGCAGGAGCCAGGCATCTATATCGCGGTGATGAGCCAGCCCGGCCATTTTCGTGAGGAATACCAGACCTCCTATTTCTACGTCAGCGACATCGGCTTGCACGCGCGTCGCTACGCCAACCGCATCGAGGCCTACACGGTCTCGCTCAAGGAAGGCCAGGCCATCTCGGGCGACACCGTCGAGCTGATCGACGCCAGCGGCAAGACGCTGGCCAAGGCGGCCGCCGATGCCCAGGGCCATGTGCGCTTCGACGGCAGTTTCGACAAGGCGCGCGTCATCCGTGCCTCGCGCGGCAAGGAAATGACCGTGCTGGCGCTGGGCGACCCGGCGCTGGACCTGTCGGAGTTCGATATCGGCGGCCTGCCGTCGGTGGATAACAATCTGTTCGTGTATGCCGGCCGCGATCTTTAT is a window of Bordetella sp. N DNA encoding:
- the lpxK gene encoding tetraacyldisaccharide 4'-kinase yields the protein MSTRLIQQQWQRGGWLSNLLLPLSALAWVGVTFKRAAYRRGWRQAYRAPVPVIVVGNIYVGGTGKTPVVVALVKALRDRGYTPGVVSRGYGVKVGQHAHVGRGDLSADRFGDEPALIARATGAPISVHPDRPRAARTLLSAHPEVDVIISDDGLQHLALARDVEIVVQDDRGVGNGRLLPAGPLREPPSRLADVDVIIDNVAEAVTPPAATATLATGATVAASPMSATAPASTAAASRRPRHVDMWMELTEAWRLRDGQRRTLWELRDDFAQDRIAAAAGIGNPQRFFASLRASGMPLAATVPLPDHYSYTHSPFRRVPADLILVTTKDAVKCLGLGDNRLWVVPAVPRFSDPQFFDWLVGVLHSSPQPPQPANLH
- a CDS encoding biopolymer transporter ExbD — encoded protein: MNFGGSRSRHGDELEINLIPLIDVLLVILIFLAATTSFARFSQLKVTLPQAAAEQQVATPIEVAISQDGHYALDGKLLDASTATDIATALRTVAAGRQDPVLVINADALATHQTVVNVMEAARQAGIARVNFATQTAR
- a CDS encoding MotA/TolQ/ExbB proton channel family protein, which gives rise to MLSILRDAGWPIWFLLATSVLCLALIFERLLSLRRSLVIPSGLLAQVMDMVRNRQDSPEALNRLERNSPLGRVLAEVLRYRNAPRDELRSAVEDVGRAVAHDLNRYVAALGTIAVIAPLLGLFGTVVGMIDIFGSYSPVGGDPAQLAHGISVALYNTGFGILIAIPAMIFHRYLRGRIDGYLHQMEQAAGRAARILGGSRPRGGDEDAGLRDPMFQDALS
- the sodB gene encoding superoxide dismutase [Fe]; this translates as MAHTLPPLPYPLDALAPRISKETLEFHYGKHHQTYVTNLNNLIGGTEFENASLEDIVKKSSGGVFNNAAQVWNHTFYWNSLSPKGGGEPTGKLADAINAKWGSVDAFKEAFNKSAAGNFGSGWTWLVKKADGSLDIVNTSNAATPLTTTDKPLLTCDVWEHAYYIDYRNARPKYLENFWALVNWEFATQNLG
- a CDS encoding chloride channel protein, whose protein sequence is MSFASLRWLRLMSRRQLRHARRLSRKSVQLALVLGGAALVALASLAFAKLADMALEWNAQWVERAGWAAFIVMPLGLAAIRWLTLRYAGYAVGSGIPQVIGALTLQRQPRAQGGLVTLAHALWKIPLTFAGMLVGASIGREGPSVQVGAAVMLAWGRFWKNRNLPLQGFHNNELIAAGAAGGLAAAFNAPLAGVIFAIEELGRGTALRWQRLVLLGVLACGFMVVAVSGNNPYFGIFGGSVLPNMLGWVLLCGVINGALGGIFARLLGKGVTVLAPLAWRAKMRAHPIWTAAIIGLLLASIGYATHGVIYGTGYGAAAALLSGQSAGHEGFGLLKWVATLLSYWAGIPGGIFTPALTTGAGIGQEIWSWTGGAVDQRVLVLISMAAFLAAATQAPLTAAVVVMEMTGSQPMLFWLIAVALVASTVSRQFSPHAFYHLAAGRFRRQILVDTGRAQQSAGG
- the pcaF gene encoding 3-oxoadipyl-CoA thiolase, yielding MTEQAFICDAIRTPFGRYGGALSSVRADDLGAVPIKALMARNPGVKWDELDDIIFGCANQAGEDNRNVARMSALLSGLPVGVPGSTINRLCGSGLDALGTAARAIRAGETTLMLAGGVESMSRAPFVMGKAETAFSRNAMIYDTTIGWRFVNKLMKAQYGVDAMPETAENVADDFKISREDQDIFALASQEKAVKAQQSGFFDTELTSVSVPQKKGDAVVVDKDEHPRSTSLEALARLKGVVREGGSVTAGNASGVNDGAAALLLASESALARNGLTPRARVVGMATAGVPPRIMGMGPAPATRKVLALTGLTLDQIDVIELNEAFAAQGLAVLRDLGIADNDPRVNPNGGAIALGHPLGASGARLATTAVNQLERSGGRYALCTMCIGVGQGIAVILERV
- a CDS encoding DUF192 domain-containing protein; the protein is MRVLRGLLLTAVAACAVGAGTAQAQEPTTAQETLRTVQLSAGIHVIHAEIANTDETRRRGLMFRKALEANDGMLFVFGDPDMQCFWMHNTPLPLSIAFIADDGTIVNVAEMAPETDDTHCSKKPVRYALEMSKGWFADHGISAGKKIDGLP
- a CDS encoding cold-shock protein, coding for MSDMTASAVQGDNPKSTGTVKWFNDAKGFGFITPDDGGEDLFAHFSSIQMNGFKTLKEGQKVSFEIIQGPKGKQALNITSA
- the clpS gene encoding ATP-dependent Clp protease adapter ClpS — translated: MSTSTDTHHDLVVEKEAAKTAPPPMYQVVLLNDDYTPMEFVVKVLQKFFGKNQEEATRIMLQVHHEGRGVCGVYPRDVAATRIAQVGQYARAKQHPLQCVMEPV